A genomic segment from Neobacillus sp. YX16 encodes:
- a CDS encoding histidine kinase N-terminal 7TM domain-containing protein, which produces MNSELTAYITLICTSGVLNLYLCLNVFIKRNDYKNIAHYFILYTAAITIYCFASAFGLMATTFEQIKFWTIVQYIGMPISSPLGLLFIMKYVGKKITKTGYLALLTIPFISLVMVATNDFHHLHYRVFEADPILGAPYVHQEIGIWYLIHGVFIFSCMFAAFFLVLSRWKETAKVYRPQLISLLFGQLVPMLTAFLYLIGFTPPGIDPVPMVLWLSSLLYLWSIHSSRLFTLIPIAKEAIFNSINDGVMVLDESSQLIEFNQACKRMFPSLNETMLGMEYDEVWFALSGVSFPSQLGRAATAHEIQLVTDFWERFYQVRTSTLKYASNSKGLLIIFTDITELKRLQMKLEHQAFYDELTGIYNRRAFFQKCEQEYSTAKMDFSPFTVILIDVDFFKKVNDTYGHNVGDQMLMHIVKIIQSQLKPGMLFARYGGEEFVVALKESTAVAGEALANQLRRYVEKQPLLTSEGVISVTLSSGVAQATKETPETLYQLLNKADKALYSAKREGRNQVHVYTAK; this is translated from the coding sequence GTGAATTCGGAACTAACAGCTTATATTACTCTTATTTGTACATCAGGTGTACTTAATTTGTATTTGTGCTTAAACGTATTTATTAAACGGAATGATTATAAGAATATCGCTCATTATTTTATTCTTTATACTGCGGCCATCACCATTTATTGTTTTGCTTCTGCTTTTGGTTTAATGGCTACGACATTTGAGCAAATAAAGTTTTGGACAATCGTTCAATATATTGGTATGCCTATTTCTTCCCCTTTGGGGTTATTGTTTATAATGAAATATGTAGGAAAGAAGATCACGAAAACAGGGTACTTGGCTCTTCTTACTATTCCCTTCATTAGTTTAGTAATGGTTGCTACAAATGATTTTCATCATTTGCATTATCGAGTATTTGAAGCGGACCCCATTTTAGGTGCTCCCTACGTTCACCAGGAGATCGGTATATGGTATTTGATACACGGCGTTTTCATCTTTTCCTGCATGTTTGCAGCTTTTTTTCTAGTCCTTTCCCGTTGGAAGGAAACAGCAAAAGTGTATCGTCCGCAATTAATCTCGTTACTGTTCGGTCAGCTGGTACCTATGCTAACCGCTTTTCTCTATCTAATTGGTTTCACTCCTCCTGGTATCGATCCAGTACCAATGGTTTTATGGCTTTCATCGCTTTTATATTTATGGTCTATTCATTCATCGCGTTTGTTTACGTTAATACCGATAGCAAAAGAAGCGATATTTAACAGTATTAATGATGGTGTAATGGTATTGGATGAATCCTCACAATTAATAGAGTTTAACCAAGCTTGCAAGAGGATGTTTCCTTCATTAAATGAAACGATGCTTGGAATGGAATATGATGAAGTTTGGTTTGCTCTATCAGGAGTCTCATTTCCCTCTCAATTGGGGAGGGCTGCTACTGCACATGAAATCCAATTAGTGACCGATTTTTGGGAGCGTTTCTATCAGGTTCGTACCTCAACTTTAAAATATGCTAGTAATAGTAAAGGTCTATTAATTATTTTTACTGATATTACAGAGCTAAAAAGGCTGCAAATGAAATTAGAGCATCAGGCATTTTATGATGAACTTACAGGTATTTACAATCGCCGAGCATTTTTTCAAAAATGTGAGCAAGAATATTCTACAGCCAAGATGGATTTCTCTCCCTTCACAGTTATTTTGATTGATGTTGATTTTTTTAAAAAGGTAAATGATACCTATGGGCATAATGTTGGGGATCAAATGCTTATGCATATCGTAAAGATTATCCAATCACAATTGAAGCCAGGTATGCTCTTTGCTCGATATGGTGGAGAGGAGTTTGTAGTTGCACTGAAAGAAAGTACAGCGGTAGCGGGGGAAGCTTTAGCTAACCAGTTGCGTAGGTATGTAGAAAAACAACCGCTACTTACAAGTGAGGGAGTTATTTCTGTAACTTTAAGCAGTGGAGTGGCTCAGGCAACGAAAGAGACACCTGAAACACTATATCAGCTTTTGAATAAGGCGGATAAAGCTTTGTATTCAGCGAAACGTGAAGGACGTAATCAAGTACATGTTTATACAGCGAAATGA
- a CDS encoding acyl-ACP desaturase: MLTNHLDFRLEPQLKELYEEHKRRAEKIDWGYHDFLPWDKAQDFKRVPWNPEQVTLPSGVVTAVETALLTEVNLPWFTSHLDQTFKGSLTVIKDFVHTWTAEEDQHSNLLETYLLITRNADPKRIRQLHKMTVEGGFEPDFDTPFETMVYTSLQELATMVFYYNVAKVAGSHDKELATLLRRLAKDETLHYAFYRDVIKLHLQLEPNYCYYLGHVIKNFKMPGTVMPDFEDRMSIIAKEANYGPLEYFDQVLDVIVDYWDIENLRPIAPEAEKARLDLLNYHARLKRVRDRFYTSGNRSK; encoded by the coding sequence TTGTTAACGAACCATTTAGATTTCAGACTTGAACCGCAATTAAAAGAGCTTTATGAGGAACATAAGAGAAGGGCTGAAAAAATAGATTGGGGCTATCATGATTTCTTGCCTTGGGATAAAGCGCAGGATTTCAAGAGAGTACCCTGGAACCCGGAGCAGGTAACACTGCCGTCAGGTGTGGTAACGGCGGTAGAGACCGCACTTTTGACAGAGGTGAATCTGCCTTGGTTTACATCCCATTTAGATCAAACTTTTAAAGGATCGCTAACTGTCATCAAGGATTTTGTCCACACCTGGACAGCGGAAGAAGATCAACATTCAAATCTTTTGGAGACCTACCTTTTGATTACCAGAAACGCAGATCCGAAACGCATTCGTCAATTGCACAAGATGACAGTTGAAGGAGGATTTGAGCCGGATTTTGATACCCCATTCGAGACGATGGTCTATACTTCACTTCAGGAACTTGCCACCATGGTTTTTTATTATAATGTGGCCAAAGTAGCTGGAAGTCATGATAAAGAATTGGCTACGCTCCTTAGAAGACTCGCAAAGGATGAAACGCTTCATTATGCATTTTATCGCGACGTCATCAAGTTACACTTGCAATTGGAACCAAATTACTGCTACTACCTCGGTCATGTCATTAAAAACTTTAAGATGCCGGGTACGGTCATGCCTGATTTTGAAGACCGGATGTCCATTATTGCAAAGGAAGCTAACTACGGACCGCTTGAGTATTTTGATCAAGTGCTGGATGTCATTGTTGACTATTGGGACATCGAGAATCTTCGACCGATAGCTCCTGAAGCAGAAAAGGCGCGGCTGGATCTTCTTAACTACCATGCAAGACTTAAGCGTGTGAGGGACCGGTTTTATACTAGTGGAAACCGCAGCAAATAA